In Rahnella variigena, one DNA window encodes the following:
- the hypE gene encoding hydrogenase expression/formation protein HypE has protein sequence MSEHKEVVTMAHGSGGRAMQQMIERLFLSAFDNPWLSEREDAARLSIAHLSAQGDRLAFTTDSYVIDPVFFPGGNIGKLAVCGTANDLAVSGATPAYLSCGFILEEGLPLEDLHKIVNAMAQTAREAGIAIVTGDTKVVQRGAADKIFINTTGIGVIPADVRWAACHIQAGDKVIVSGTLGDHGATILNLREQLGMTLEVESDCAVLAPMIAPVRALSGIRALRDATRGGVNAILHEFSAASGFGICIDETAIPVKPAVRGICELLGLEPLNFANEGKLVVVVSAQEENAVLKLLRSHPLGADAATIGEVTENPRVCLRGALGVSRQLMLPHAEPLPRIC, from the coding sequence ATGAGTGAGCATAAAGAAGTCGTCACCATGGCGCACGGCAGCGGCGGGCGAGCGATGCAGCAGATGATCGAACGCCTGTTCCTGAGTGCTTTCGATAACCCGTGGCTCAGTGAGCGCGAAGATGCGGCACGTTTGTCGATTGCCCACCTGAGTGCGCAGGGCGACCGGCTGGCGTTCACCACGGACAGCTATGTCATCGATCCGGTATTTTTCCCCGGCGGTAATATCGGCAAGCTGGCGGTGTGCGGAACGGCGAATGACCTGGCCGTCAGCGGCGCAACACCGGCATATCTTTCCTGCGGATTTATTCTCGAAGAAGGGCTGCCGCTGGAAGACTTGCACAAGATTGTGAATGCGATGGCACAGACCGCACGCGAGGCCGGGATTGCCATTGTCACCGGCGATACCAAAGTGGTGCAGCGCGGTGCGGCGGACAAGATTTTTATTAATACGACGGGGATCGGCGTCATCCCGGCAGATGTCCGCTGGGCTGCCTGCCATATTCAGGCCGGAGACAAAGTGATCGTCAGCGGTACGTTGGGCGATCACGGTGCCACTATTCTCAATCTCCGTGAACAGTTGGGAATGACGCTGGAAGTCGAAAGCGACTGCGCCGTGCTGGCGCCGATGATCGCTCCGGTGCGCGCACTTTCGGGTATCCGTGCCTTGCGCGATGCCACGCGGGGCGGGGTCAATGCGATCCTTCATGAATTCAGCGCCGCCAGCGGGTTCGGGATTTGCATCGACGAAACGGCTATCCCGGTGAAACCGGCGGTACGCGGAATTTGCGAACTGCTCGGTCTGGAGCCGCTCAATTTTGCCAACGAGGGAAAACTAGTGGTGGTGGTCTCCGCGCAGGAAGAAAACGCGGTGCTGAAACTATTGCGCAGCCACCCGCTGGGTGCCGACGCCGCGACGATAGGTGAAGTAACCGAAAATCCCCGGGTGTGTCTGCGCGGTGCGCTGGGGGTTTCACGCCAGCTAATGTTGCCCCATGCGGAGCCATTACCCCGCATTTGTTGA
- the hypD gene encoding hydrogenase formation protein HypD has translation MRFVDEFRDPKLARTLIQRLHQRAAHLPFSAEKPMQIMEVCGGHTHAIFKFGLDKLLPPQLEFIHGPGCPVCVLPMGRIDACCEIAAHDGVIFCTFGDALRVPGKQGSLLQARERGADVRVVYSPLDALKLARENPQSQVVFFALGFETTLPVTAVTLQQARREGLNNFTVFCQHISLMPTLRSLLQQDDVRIDAFLAPGHVSMVTGTAPYHFINEEFGKPLVISGFEPLDMLQSVLMLVEQVCEASCKTENQYRRVVPQEGNLLAQEAMREVFTLSGSSEWRGLGIIEDSGISLSRAYATFDAEIRFRPQAQPVADDPRSRCGEVLTGRCKPHECPLFGTGCTPHNAFGALMVSSEGACAAWYQYRHQETAAQERTTEGVGQDE, from the coding sequence ATGCGTTTTGTTGATGAGTTTCGGGATCCGAAACTGGCGAGAACATTAATTCAGCGCCTGCATCAGCGGGCGGCACATCTGCCTTTCAGCGCAGAAAAGCCGATGCAAATTATGGAAGTGTGCGGCGGTCATACCCATGCCATTTTCAAATTCGGGCTGGATAAACTGCTGCCCCCGCAACTGGAATTTATCCACGGCCCGGGATGTCCGGTATGCGTGTTGCCGATGGGGCGAATTGATGCCTGCTGCGAAATCGCCGCACATGACGGGGTGATTTTTTGCACCTTTGGCGATGCGCTGCGCGTGCCGGGAAAACAGGGTTCGCTGTTGCAGGCGCGCGAACGCGGCGCGGATGTGCGGGTGGTTTATTCCCCGCTGGATGCGCTGAAGCTGGCGCGTGAAAATCCGCAGTCTCAGGTGGTGTTTTTTGCGCTCGGTTTTGAAACCACGTTGCCGGTGACCGCAGTCACGCTGCAACAGGCACGGCGGGAAGGCCTGAATAATTTTACCGTCTTCTGTCAGCACATCAGCCTGATGCCCACATTGCGCAGCCTCCTGCAACAGGACGATGTGCGCATCGACGCCTTTCTGGCACCCGGTCATGTCAGCATGGTGACCGGCACAGCACCGTATCATTTCATCAATGAAGAATTCGGTAAGCCGCTGGTGATCAGCGGTTTCGAGCCACTGGATATGCTGCAAAGCGTGCTGATGCTGGTGGAACAAGTTTGCGAGGCATCGTGTAAAACAGAAAACCAGTACCGGCGCGTCGTGCCGCAAGAGGGTAATCTGCTGGCACAGGAAGCCATGCGCGAGGTATTCACGCTTTCCGGTAGCAGCGAATGGCGCGGGCTGGGGATTATCGAAGACTCCGGTATTTCCCTGAGCCGGGCTTACGCAACGTTTGATGCGGAAATTCGTTTCAGACCGCAGGCGCAGCCGGTGGCGGATGATCCGCGTTCCCGTTGCGGCGAGGTGCTGACCGGCCGTTGCAAGCCGCATGAATGCCCGCTGTTTGGCACCGGTTGTACACCGCACAATGCGTTTGGTGCGCTGATGGTGTCATCCGAAGGCGCCTGCGCCGCGTGGTATCAGTACCGGCATCAGGAAACCGCAGCACAAGAAAGAACAACAGAAGGTGTGGGACAGGATGAGTGA
- the hypC gene encoding HypC/HybG/HupF family hydrogenase formation chaperone yields the protein MCIGIPGQIVALHENQPDHAWAQVCGLRREVNIALVCEGEREALIGCWVLIHVGFALSRLDEHEALDTLAALHAMEEVEADVALFLGAGESR from the coding sequence ATGTGCATAGGCATTCCGGGACAAATCGTCGCGTTGCATGAAAATCAGCCCGATCACGCCTGGGCGCAGGTATGCGGATTGCGACGGGAGGTTAATATCGCGCTGGTGTGTGAAGGCGAACGCGAAGCACTGATCGGCTGCTGGGTATTAATCCACGTCGGTTTTGCCCTGAGCCGGCTCGATGAGCACGAAGCGCTGGACACGCTGGCCGCGCTGCATGCGATGGAAGAAGTGGAAGCCGACGTCGCCTTATTTTTGGGTGCGGGAGAATCAAGGTAA
- the hypB gene encoding hydrogenase nickel incorporation protein HypB, giving the protein MCSTCGCASGELRIEGVSSGHAHHSHDPSHDHHHDHSHAHSHGLPFAARRLVDIEMDVLAKNNHIAAHNREHFAAAGILALNLVSSPGSGKTTLLTSTLTRLAPYFDCAVIEGDQQTTNDADRIRATGVPAIQVNTGKGCHLDAQMVHDALHQLSPNNNSLLFIENVGNLVCPASFDLGELHKVAVLSVTEGEDKPLKYPHMFAASRLMILNKIDLLPYVSFDVETCITNARQVNPQIEVIQLSATTGEGMDQWLHWLEQQRCA; this is encoded by the coding sequence ATGTGCAGTACCTGTGGTTGTGCCAGCGGCGAACTTCGTATTGAAGGCGTCAGCAGCGGGCACGCTCATCATTCTCATGACCCTTCGCACGACCATCATCACGATCATTCCCATGCCCATTCCCACGGCCTGCCATTTGCAGCGCGTCGTCTGGTGGATATCGAAATGGATGTGCTGGCGAAGAACAATCACATTGCCGCCCACAACCGCGAGCATTTTGCTGCGGCGGGCATTCTGGCGCTGAATCTGGTGTCCAGTCCCGGTTCCGGCAAAACCACCTTACTGACCAGCACCCTGACCCGGCTGGCCCCGTATTTCGACTGCGCGGTAATTGAAGGTGATCAGCAAACCACCAATGACGCCGACCGGATCCGCGCCACCGGCGTTCCGGCCATTCAGGTCAATACCGGCAAAGGCTGCCATCTGGACGCGCAAATGGTTCACGATGCGCTGCATCAGTTATCGCCAAACAACAACAGCCTGCTGTTTATCGAAAACGTCGGCAATCTGGTGTGTCCGGCCAGTTTTGATCTCGGCGAACTGCACAAAGTCGCGGTGCTTTCCGTGACCGAAGGCGAAGACAAACCGCTGAAATATCCGCATATGTTTGCCGCTTCCCGGCTGATGATCCTCAACAAAATCGATTTGCTGCCTTACGTCAGTTTTGACGTTGAGACCTGTATCACCAATGCACGTCAGGTGAATCCGCAGATTGAAGTGATTCAGCTTTCCGCCACCACGGGCGAAGGCATGGATCAGTGGCTGCACTGGCTGGAGCAGCAACGATGTGCATAG
- the hypA gene encoding hydrogenase maturation nickel metallochaperone HypA, with the protein MHEITLCQNAVEIMEQFARQNNARKITAVWMEIGAFSCVEPEAVQFCFELACRETLAQGCELHLDTPAAESWCRTCQQDIALLSPNVLICPQCGGRDLRVIAGDGMKIKRIEIE; encoded by the coding sequence ATGCACGAAATAACGTTATGCCAGAATGCCGTGGAAATAATGGAGCAGTTCGCACGGCAAAATAATGCGCGGAAAATTACCGCGGTATGGATGGAAATCGGCGCGTTTTCCTGCGTCGAACCGGAGGCCGTGCAGTTTTGTTTTGAGCTGGCGTGTCGCGAAACGCTGGCGCAGGGATGCGAATTACATCTGGACACACCGGCGGCAGAAAGCTGGTGCCGCACCTGTCAGCAGGATATCGCGCTGCTCAGCCCAAACGTGCTGATTTGCCCGCAGTGTGGCGGACGCGATTTGCGGGTGATTGCCGGTGACGGCATGAAAATTAAACGTATCGAAATCGAATAA
- the hycA gene encoding formate hydrogenlyase regulator HycA yields the protein MSTLSELTTKADYIASKNSQMKSQWHTYQNSLIKAVTTSNKKINHEFNCGEEQDIRFVLFNHFVVSIHQGDDFYSQEIIYSLNMAQGQEEVNFRAFAQARLSEDGRVDGTVDIHDKNAVLEHYLNKISAIYQCLFDSLHSNQPVHPQLEKLLRHAG from the coding sequence ATGAGCACTCTCAGCGAACTGACTACTAAAGCCGACTATATCGCCAGCAAAAACAGCCAGATGAAATCACAGTGGCATACCTATCAGAACAGCCTGATAAAGGCCGTCACCACATCAAATAAAAAGATTAATCATGAGTTTAACTGTGGAGAGGAACAGGACATCCGCTTTGTGCTGTTTAATCATTTTGTGGTGAGTATTCATCAGGGCGATGACTTTTACAGTCAGGAGATCATCTACAGCCTGAACATGGCGCAAGGCCAGGAAGAGGTGAATTTCAGAGCCTTCGCGCAGGCCAGATTAAGTGAAGATGGCCGCGTGGACGGCACGGTGGACATCCATGATAAGAACGCCGTGCTGGAACATTATCTGAATAAAATCTCCGCTATTTATCAGTGCCTGTTTGATTCCCTGCACAGTAATCAGCCGGTGCATCCGCAACTGGAGAAATTACTCCGCCATGCTGGATAA
- a CDS encoding 4Fe-4S dicluster domain-containing protein encodes MNQYVIADPKLCIGCNTCMASCSQEHQLHGLQSEPRLQVMRNRLDSAPVMCHQCEDAPCAQVCPVNAITRENDAIQLNESLCVSCKLCGIACPFGAITFSASTPVDIPRDCNTSKALPAPRAPRAVSPFLDCVPGLRAVAVKCDLCSFSPEGPACIKTCPTQAITLVTASLSEYSSQQKRLNAMNVFPAGLTSLNAPDTEAK; translated from the coding sequence ATGAATCAGTATGTGATCGCGGACCCCAAACTTTGTATCGGCTGCAATACCTGCATGGCGAGTTGTTCGCAGGAGCACCAGCTTCACGGCCTGCAATCCGAACCCCGCTTGCAGGTGATGCGCAACCGGCTGGATTCTGCGCCGGTGATGTGTCACCAGTGCGAAGACGCGCCGTGCGCGCAGGTCTGTCCGGTGAACGCCATCACCCGTGAAAACGACGCCATTCAACTTAACGAGAGCCTGTGTGTGAGCTGCAAACTGTGCGGCATCGCCTGTCCGTTCGGGGCGATAACGTTTTCCGCCAGCACTCCTGTCGATATCCCACGTGACTGCAATACCTCAAAAGCACTGCCCGCACCGCGTGCGCCACGTGCAGTCAGCCCGTTTCTCGACTGCGTGCCGGGGCTTCGCGCCGTGGCAGTGAAATGCGATTTATGCAGCTTCAGCCCGGAAGGTCCGGCGTGCATCAAAACCTGTCCGACCCAGGCCATCACGCTGGTTACCGCCAGCCTGTCTGAATATTCCAGCCAGCAAAAACGCCTCAATGCCATGAACGTTTTCCCCGCCGGACTGACTTCACTGAACGCCCCTGATACGGAGGCTAAATAA
- a CDS encoding proton-conducting transporter transmembrane domain-containing protein codes for MTTLFTGEPASLLALALLIWVLSGLGGWLLASMTKISSLIFGAGGMAAALCVIAAALQILQGGVAVQAVLPVVPFHAELTALNALILLAMSVTALMCSLYACAWLANVRSPKRARTGLMCNLLMAALTAAAMSASAVELILMMELAALCAYFMIVQADDVKSRRAGLNQFLSGRLGTLCLILAFALLHHASGSVNFEVLRHAAFTPGIKSVTFLLALAGFGLYAGIIPLHAWVPQSHSSAPAHAAALFSSALMKIGIIGIVKVGLDLLGAPPLWWGLMVLLLAILTAFIGGLYALMEHDIRRLLAYHTLENVGIILLGIGGAMTGVALNQPVLASLALLAGLFHLFNHGLFKTALFLGAGEIEMQTGIKDMEKLGGIARLMPWTAAAMLIALMSMAALPPLNGFASEWLLYQSLFQLSSSHVFIARLMGPLLAVGLALTGALALMCIAKVFGVTFLGTPRSQAAADATPAPRAMTFSTVLLALLCVISGIASPWIIPQFSAVAASVLNTPVLLAAQHGVAFSPASAVSAPMVAILLLGMPLVPWLIAAVLRGARLPNRSRGDAWACGYAHSADMVVTATGFAQPLRVMFAPLYRLRSHATPASLVSALHRGWLGAFCRRLAFIELAVLLVVAFA; via the coding sequence ATGACGACTCTATTTACCGGTGAACCGGCGTCGTTACTGGCGCTGGCGCTGCTGATTTGGGTGCTGAGCGGCCTTGGTGGCTGGCTTCTGGCGTCCATGACGAAAATCAGCAGCCTGATTTTTGGCGCAGGCGGGATGGCAGCGGCGCTGTGCGTTATCGCGGCGGCGTTACAGATTTTACAGGGCGGTGTGGCGGTTCAGGCCGTGCTGCCGGTGGTGCCTTTTCACGCTGAACTGACTGCGCTGAATGCCTTAATCCTGCTGGCGATGTCCGTCACCGCGCTGATGTGCAGCCTGTATGCCTGTGCGTGGCTGGCGAATGTGAGATCCCCTAAGCGCGCCCGCACCGGTCTGATGTGCAATCTGCTGATGGCCGCACTGACAGCGGCGGCGATGTCGGCCAGTGCCGTGGAACTGATCCTGATGATGGAACTGGCTGCCCTGTGCGCCTATTTCATGATTGTTCAGGCCGACGATGTGAAAAGCCGCCGTGCCGGTCTGAATCAGTTTTTATCCGGCCGCCTCGGCACACTGTGTCTGATCCTGGCCTTCGCCCTGCTGCATCACGCCAGCGGCAGCGTCAATTTTGAGGTGCTGCGCCATGCGGCGTTCACGCCGGGCATTAAATCGGTGACCTTCCTGCTGGCGCTGGCCGGTTTCGGGCTGTACGCCGGGATTATCCCGCTACACGCCTGGGTGCCGCAGTCGCATTCCAGCGCGCCTGCTCACGCCGCCGCCCTGTTCTCTTCTGCCCTGATGAAAATCGGCATTATCGGCATCGTAAAAGTCGGTCTGGATCTGCTGGGCGCACCGCCACTCTGGTGGGGCCTGATGGTATTGCTTCTGGCAATCCTGACCGCGTTTATCGGCGGGTTGTATGCGCTGATGGAGCATGATATCCGCCGTCTGCTGGCCTATCACACGCTGGAAAACGTCGGGATTATTTTGCTCGGTATTGGCGGGGCAATGACCGGCGTGGCGCTGAACCAGCCGGTGCTGGCTTCCCTTGCGCTGCTGGCGGGTCTGTTCCATCTGTTCAACCACGGACTGTTTAAAACGGCGCTGTTCCTCGGTGCCGGTGAAATTGAAATGCAGACCGGCATAAAGGACATGGAAAAACTCGGCGGTATCGCCCGTCTGATGCCGTGGACAGCGGCAGCGATGCTGATCGCATTAATGTCGATGGCCGCGCTGCCGCCGTTAAACGGTTTCGCCAGTGAATGGCTGCTGTACCAGTCGCTGTTCCAGCTGAGCAGCAGCCACGTCTTTATCGCCCGCCTGATGGGGCCGCTGCTGGCGGTCGGTCTGGCCCTGACCGGCGCGCTGGCGCTGATGTGTATTGCCAAAGTTTTTGGCGTCACGTTCCTGGGTACACCGCGCAGTCAGGCTGCCGCAGACGCCACACCGGCACCACGCGCCATGACGTTCAGCACCGTATTACTGGCGTTGTTGTGCGTGATTTCCGGCATAGCTTCCCCGTGGATTATTCCGCAATTCTCTGCTGTCGCCGCCTCCGTACTGAACACGCCGGTTCTGCTGGCTGCTCAGCATGGCGTGGCGTTCTCGCCGGCGTCTGCGGTGTCTGCCCCGATGGTGGCCATTTTGCTGCTGGGAATGCCGTTAGTGCCGTGGCTAATCGCCGCAGTTTTGCGCGGCGCGCGGCTGCCAAACCGTTCGCGTGGCGATGCCTGGGCCTGTGGTTACGCGCACTCCGCCGACATGGTGGTGACGGCGACCGGTTTCGCCCAGCCGCTGCGCGTGATGTTTGCCCCGCTTTACCGTCTGCGCAGCCATGCGACACCGGCGTCACTGGTTTCAGCCCTGCACCGTGGCTGGCTGGGGGCGTTCTGCCGTCGTCTGGCGTTCATCGAACTGGCCGTATTACTGGTCGTGGCTTTTGCCTGA
- a CDS encoding respiratory chain complex I subunit 1 family protein, which yields MNFPSLLAGSLWPLALIQAAALLAVAPLFAGFSRVMRARMHNRRGPGVLQEYRDIAKLLRRQSVAPAAAGMAFRSMPYLLTGGLLVIATALPVVTLTSPMGAAGDLITVIYLFAVVRFVFAIAGLDTGSTFTGIGASREAVLGVLVEPILLLGLWVAALVAGSTSLGAIAARVLHWPVSSSLTLILAGLACAFATYIEMGKLPFDMAEAEQELQEGPLTEYSGAALGVVKIGISLKQLVVLQLFLGLFFPFGLAEHITPLTLLIAVVLCLLKLLIAVFVVALIENSVARLRFLKTSRTTWAGFGLAFLALVSWLVAG from the coding sequence ATGAACTTTCCTTCCCTGCTGGCCGGTTCGCTGTGGCCGCTGGCGCTGATTCAGGCGGCGGCATTGCTGGCTGTCGCTCCGTTATTTGCCGGATTCAGCCGCGTGATGCGTGCGCGGATGCACAACCGGCGCGGACCCGGCGTATTACAGGAATACCGTGATATCGCCAAATTACTCCGGCGACAGAGTGTCGCGCCCGCGGCGGCAGGCATGGCGTTTCGCAGTATGCCGTATCTGCTGACCGGCGGTTTACTGGTCATCGCCACTGCCCTGCCTGTGGTGACGCTGACATCGCCGATGGGCGCGGCGGGTGATCTGATCACCGTTATCTATCTGTTTGCGGTAGTGCGTTTTGTGTTTGCCATCGCCGGACTCGACACCGGCAGCACTTTCACCGGCATAGGCGCCAGCCGTGAAGCGGTACTCGGCGTTTTGGTTGAGCCCATTTTGCTGCTCGGCCTTTGGGTGGCGGCGCTGGTCGCCGGTTCCACATCACTCGGCGCGATTGCGGCGCGGGTACTGCACTGGCCGGTTTCCTCGTCATTAACCCTGATTCTGGCCGGTCTGGCCTGTGCGTTCGCCACTTATATCGAAATGGGCAAGCTGCCGTTTGATATGGCCGAAGCCGAGCAGGAGTTACAGGAAGGTCCGCTGACCGAATATTCCGGCGCAGCGTTAGGCGTGGTGAAAATCGGCATCAGCCTGAAACAGCTGGTGGTGTTGCAACTGTTTCTCGGCCTGTTCTTTCCGTTTGGACTGGCAGAACACATTACGCCGCTGACGCTGCTGATCGCCGTGGTGTTGTGTCTGCTGAAACTGCTGATCGCGGTGTTTGTGGTCGCGCTTATCGAAAACAGCGTCGCCCGTCTGCGCTTTCTTAAAACCTCCCGCACTACCTGGGCGGGATTCGGTCTGGCGTTTCTGGCGCTGGTTTCCTGGCTGGTCGCAGGCTGA
- a CDS encoding hydrogenase large subunit — protein sequence MSEFNTALNQNPVGKEYLAALAKQFPSAILGSEWQTDTQATVTIRLNWLPEVVEWLYYQQGGWLSVLFGNDERTLCGNYALYYVLSMEKGVKCWITVRAEVDPISLEFPSVTPRVPAAVWGEREVRDMYGLRPVGLPDERRLVLPDDWPDDLYPLRKDAMDYRQRPAPTTDEETYPFISEAKEGSKIVPIGPLHVTSDEPGHFRLFVDGEDIIDADYRLFYVHRGMEKLAETRMGYNEVTFLSDRVCGICGFTHSVAYTSSVENAMGIVVPERAQMIRSILLEVERLHSHLLNLGLACHFVGFDSGFMQFFRIREQSMKMAEILTGARKTYGMNLIGGIRRDILKDDMIATIALAGGMRRDLNELVDILLSTANTEQRSMGVGILDPQVARDFSNVGPMVRGSGHRRDMRQDHPYAGYAKLPFELYSETGNDVYSRLKVRIHEVFNSLNMIEFGLQSLPGGPLAVEGFNYIPHRFALGFAEAPRGDDIHWSMTGDNQKLFRWRCRAATYANWPTLRYMLRGNTVSDAPLIIGSLDPCYSCTDRMTVVDVRKKTSIVVPYKEIERYGIERKNSPL from the coding sequence ATGAGTGAGTTCAACACCGCATTAAATCAAAACCCGGTCGGCAAAGAGTATCTGGCTGCGCTGGCAAAACAGTTTCCGTCGGCGATTCTGGGCAGCGAATGGCAGACCGATACGCAGGCGACCGTCACCATCAGGCTGAACTGGCTGCCGGAAGTGGTCGAATGGCTGTATTACCAGCAGGGCGGCTGGCTTTCCGTACTGTTCGGTAACGACGAACGCACGCTGTGCGGCAACTACGCGCTGTATTACGTGCTGTCGATGGAGAAAGGCGTGAAGTGCTGGATAACCGTGCGCGCCGAGGTGGATCCGATTTCACTGGAATTCCCGTCCGTGACACCGCGCGTACCGGCGGCGGTCTGGGGTGAGCGTGAAGTGCGTGATATGTATGGTTTGCGTCCGGTAGGGCTGCCGGACGAACGCCGTCTGGTGTTGCCGGATGACTGGCCTGACGATTTATATCCGCTGCGCAAAGACGCGATGGATTACCGCCAGCGCCCAGCACCTACCACGGATGAAGAAACCTATCCGTTTATTTCTGAGGCCAAAGAGGGCAGCAAAATTGTGCCAATTGGCCCGCTGCACGTCACTTCTGACGAACCCGGACACTTTCGTCTGTTTGTCGATGGCGAAGACATTATCGACGCGGATTACCGATTGTTCTATGTGCATCGCGGCATGGAAAAACTGGCCGAAACCCGCATGGGCTATAACGAAGTGACGTTCCTGTCTGACCGCGTGTGCGGCATCTGCGGCTTTACTCACAGCGTGGCCTATACCTCGTCGGTCGAAAACGCGATGGGGATTGTGGTGCCGGAACGCGCCCAGATGATCCGCTCCATTTTGCTGGAAGTAGAACGCCTGCACAGCCATTTACTGAACCTCGGGCTGGCCTGTCACTTTGTCGGTTTTGACTCCGGTTTCATGCAGTTTTTCCGCATTCGTGAGCAGTCGATGAAGATGGCGGAAATCCTGACCGGTGCGCGTAAAACCTACGGTATGAACCTGATCGGCGGCATCCGTCGCGACATCTTAAAAGACGACATGATTGCCACGATTGCGCTGGCGGGCGGCATGCGCCGTGACCTGAATGAGCTGGTGGATATTCTGCTGAGTACCGCCAATACCGAACAACGCAGCATGGGCGTTGGCATTCTGGATCCACAGGTGGCGCGCGATTTCAGCAACGTCGGCCCGATGGTGCGCGGCAGCGGTCACCGCCGCGACATGCGACAGGATCACCCTTACGCCGGTTACGCCAAACTGCCGTTTGAACTGTACAGCGAAACCGGTAACGACGTTTATTCCCGCCTGAAAGTGCGCATTCACGAAGTCTTTAACTCCCTGAATATGATCGAGTTTGGCCTGCAAAGCCTGCCCGGCGGCCCGCTGGCGGTAGAAGGCTTTAATTATATTCCGCACCGTTTCGCGCTCGGTTTTGCCGAAGCGCCACGCGGTGACGACATTCACTGGAGCATGACCGGTGACAATCAGAAGCTGTTCCGCTGGCGCTGCCGTGCGGCGACCTACGCCAACTGGCCGACGCTGCGCTATATGTTGCGCGGCAATACCGTCTCCGACGCACCGCTGATTATCGGCAGTCTCGACCCTTGCTATTCCTGCACCGACCGCATGACGGTGGTCGATGTACGCAAGAAAACGTCCATCGTCGTGCCCTACAAAGAAATCGAACGTTACGGCATCGAACGCAAAAATTCGCCGCTTTAA
- a CDS encoding formate hydrogenlyase complex iron-sulfur subunit: MLKLIKKVLKTGTATVGYPFEPLDLAPNFRGKPQYTAQQCIACGACANACPSNALTMTTAEDGETIRWQLFLGRCIFCARCEEVCPTAAIKLSQEFELAVWRKEDLYETADFPVCHCRECGKPYAVQKEIDFALSLLQESAALSDRQTDDRRLQYETCPACKKMHGLSSSDRIDIGRHMTTEAR, encoded by the coding sequence ATGCTGAAACTGATTAAAAAAGTGCTCAAAACCGGCACGGCAACGGTGGGATATCCGTTCGAACCGCTGGATTTAGCGCCCAATTTTCGTGGTAAGCCGCAATACACCGCGCAACAGTGCATCGCCTGCGGCGCCTGCGCCAATGCCTGTCCGTCGAACGCGCTGACCATGACCACGGCAGAAGACGGCGAAACGATCCGCTGGCAGCTGTTTTTAGGGCGCTGTATTTTCTGCGCCCGCTGCGAGGAAGTCTGCCCGACGGCGGCGATCAAATTGTCTCAGGAGTTCGAACTGGCGGTCTGGCGCAAAGAAGACCTGTATGAAACCGCAGATTTCCCTGTCTGCCATTGCCGGGAATGCGGCAAACCTTACGCCGTCCAAAAAGAAATCGACTTTGCGCTCAGTCTGTTACAGGAAAGCGCCGCGCTGAGCGACCGGCAGACAGACGATCGCCGCCTGCAGTATGAAACCTGTCCGGCGTGCAAAAAAATGCACGGTCTCTCTTCCAGCGACCGCATTGATATTGGCCGCCATATGACTACGGAGGCCCGCTGA